The following are encoded together in the Mumia sp. Pv4-285 genome:
- a CDS encoding NAD(P)-dependent alcohol dehydrogenase — translation MRALQYVEIGSAPRVVDVETPEPAAGEVRLKVTAAGVCHSDEFVMSLPEDQYTFGLPLTLGHEGAGTVDALGDGVTGVKVGDSVAVYGPWGCGLCHACARGMENCCPYAADLGIAPPGLGAPGAIAQYLIVDDVRHLVPLGDLDPVRNVSLTDAGLTPYHAIKTAMPKLVAGSTAVVIGTGGLGHVGIQILRALTGARVIALDLSDEKLALAKEVGAHEALLSDADAAGRIKELTGGLGAEAVFDFVGAQPTIETAMAAVAMGGDVEIVGIGGGTATVGFGATPYDAAVRVPYWGSRAELIEVIDMAHRDQIHVEIETFSLDEAPTAYERLHAGDIRGRAVVLPNG, via the coding sequence ATGCGCGCACTCCAGTACGTCGAGATCGGGAGCGCCCCGCGGGTCGTGGACGTCGAGACGCCGGAACCCGCCGCCGGTGAGGTCCGCCTCAAGGTCACCGCCGCCGGCGTCTGCCACTCCGACGAGTTCGTGATGAGCCTGCCCGAAGACCAGTACACGTTCGGGCTCCCGCTCACCCTCGGCCACGAGGGCGCCGGCACGGTCGACGCCCTCGGAGACGGTGTGACCGGTGTGAAGGTCGGGGACTCCGTCGCCGTCTATGGCCCGTGGGGATGCGGGCTCTGCCATGCCTGCGCCCGCGGGATGGAGAACTGCTGCCCGTACGCCGCCGACCTCGGCATTGCTCCCCCAGGCCTCGGTGCTCCCGGTGCGATCGCCCAATACCTGATCGTCGACGACGTACGGCACCTCGTCCCGCTCGGCGACCTTGACCCGGTCCGCAACGTGTCGTTGACCGACGCCGGACTCACGCCGTACCACGCGATCAAGACGGCGATGCCGAAGCTGGTCGCCGGCAGCACCGCGGTCGTGATCGGTACCGGCGGCCTCGGGCACGTCGGCATCCAGATCCTGCGCGCGCTCACCGGGGCGCGCGTCATCGCCCTCGACCTCAGCGACGAGAAGCTCGCCCTGGCCAAGGAGGTCGGTGCGCACGAGGCGCTGCTGTCCGACGCCGACGCCGCCGGCAGGATCAAAGAGCTCACGGGTGGCCTCGGTGCGGAGGCGGTGTTCGACTTCGTCGGCGCGCAGCCGACCATCGAGACCGCGATGGCAGCGGTAGCGATGGGAGGTGACGTCGAGATCGTCGGCATCGGCGGCGGGACGGCGACCGTCGGGTTCGGAGCGACCCCGTACGACGCAGCGGTCCGCGTGCCGTACTGGGGATCGCGCGCCGAGCTGATCGAGGTCATCGACATGGCGCACCGCGATCAGATCCACGTCGAGATCGAGACGTTCTCGCTCGACGAGGCACCGACCGCGTACGAGAGGCTGCACGCCGGCGACATCCGCGGGCGTGCGGTGGTCCTGCCGAACGGATAG
- a CDS encoding solute symporter family protein, producing the protein MSTTDVILAAEDGGHQTLTTVLFVGVVLLTVGITFWASRNTKTAADYYAGGRSFSGFQNGLAIGGDYMSAASFLGISGAIALSGYDGFLYSIGFLVAWLVALLLIAELLRNSGRFTMADQLAYRMRQRPVRTAASVSTVVVSIFYLLAQMVGAGALVSLLLGVEGDTLKNLTIVGVGVLMIFYVVVGGMKGTTWVQIVKAVLLMVGTLLISVLVLAKFNFNLSELLGTAASNSGQGQAFLEPGLKYGANLTSKIDFLSLSIALVLGTAGLPHILIRFYTVPTARQARTSVNWAIGLIGTFYLMTLILGFGAAALLSTEQYAKVAESGGNLASPLLAEAVGGGEGSTGGAILLALIAAVAFATILAVVAGLTLASASSVAHDLYANVFKKGEVTGEEEVKVARIAAFVIGGVAIALAIPGQSLNVAFLVALAFAVAASANLPALIYNLFWKDFNTRGATWSIYGGLISAVGLVFFSPVVSGKVNPETGESLSLFPAGVDFSWFPLENPGLVSIPIGFFLGWLGTVTAKEKADPKMYDELEVRSMTGAGAE; encoded by the coding sequence ATGAGCACGACGGACGTGATCCTTGCTGCGGAGGACGGTGGCCACCAGACGCTCACGACGGTGCTGTTCGTCGGTGTCGTGCTGCTGACCGTCGGCATCACCTTCTGGGCGAGCCGCAACACCAAGACGGCTGCTGACTACTACGCCGGCGGCCGCTCGTTCAGCGGGTTCCAGAACGGTCTCGCGATCGGCGGCGACTACATGTCCGCCGCGTCCTTCCTCGGCATCTCCGGTGCGATCGCGCTGTCCGGCTACGACGGGTTCCTCTACTCCATCGGGTTCCTCGTCGCATGGCTGGTCGCCCTGCTGCTCATCGCGGAGCTGCTGCGCAACTCCGGCCGTTTCACGATGGCCGACCAGCTGGCGTACAGGATGCGGCAGCGCCCCGTGCGTACAGCCGCCTCGGTGTCCACCGTGGTGGTCTCGATCTTCTACCTGCTGGCGCAGATGGTCGGCGCCGGCGCGCTGGTCTCGCTGCTCCTCGGCGTGGAGGGCGACACCCTCAAGAACCTGACGATCGTCGGGGTCGGTGTCCTGATGATCTTCTACGTGGTCGTCGGCGGCATGAAGGGCACCACCTGGGTGCAGATCGTCAAGGCCGTCCTCCTCATGGTGGGAACCCTGCTGATCAGCGTCCTGGTGCTGGCGAAGTTCAACTTCAACCTGTCCGAGCTCCTCGGCACGGCCGCCTCGAACTCGGGCCAGGGCCAGGCGTTCCTGGAGCCAGGCCTGAAGTACGGCGCCAACCTCACGAGCAAGATCGACTTCCTGTCGCTCAGCATCGCGCTCGTGCTCGGCACGGCAGGCTTGCCGCACATCCTGATCCGCTTCTACACCGTGCCCACGGCACGACAGGCGCGGACGTCGGTGAACTGGGCGATCGGCCTGATCGGCACCTTCTACCTGATGACGCTCATCCTCGGCTTCGGTGCGGCCGCACTGCTCAGCACCGAGCAGTATGCGAAGGTCGCCGAGTCCGGCGGAAACCTCGCGTCACCGCTGCTCGCCGAAGCGGTCGGCGGCGGGGAAGGATCGACCGGAGGCGCGATCCTGCTCGCACTGATCGCAGCAGTCGCGTTCGCGACCATCCTCGCGGTGGTCGCTGGGTTGACTCTCGCCTCCGCATCGTCGGTCGCGCACGACCTCTACGCCAACGTGTTCAAGAAGGGCGAGGTCACCGGCGAGGAGGAGGTGAAGGTCGCGCGCATCGCGGCGTTCGTCATCGGTGGTGTGGCGATCGCGCTCGCGATCCCGGGCCAGTCGCTCAACGTGGCCTTCCTCGTCGCGCTCGCGTTCGCGGTCGCCGCTTCCGCGAACCTTCCGGCGCTGATCTACAACCTGTTCTGGAAGGACTTCAACACGCGCGGTGCGACGTGGAGCATCTACGGCGGCCTCATCTCCGCCGTCGGTCTGGTGTTCTTCTCGCCGGTCGTCTCCGGCAAGGTCAACCCCGAGACCGGTGAGAGCCTGTCGCTCTTCCCGGCAGGTGTGGACTTCAGCTGGTTCCCGCTGGAGAACCCCGGCCTGGTCTCGATCCCGATCGGCTTCTTCCTCGGCTGGCTGGGCACAGTGACCGCGAAGGAGAAGGCGGACCCGAAGATGTACGACGAGCTGGAGGTCCGCTCCATGACGGGAGCGGGTGCCGAGTGA
- a CDS encoding patatin-like phospholipase family protein, producing MTTRALVLGGGGITGIAWEIGLLHGLVELGLDLSGADLVIGTSAGSVVGAQLTNGATTDAMYERQLAPIGTFGPEPAASIGFGVTARWIGTGIRSGRDLELLGRRLGAYAMREADRGRVPTEAERVAVISNRLVSHEWPERALRVTVVDAVSGAFRAFGADDGVPLVLAVAASCAVPGVYPPISIDGNRYIDGGTRSSANADLAAGHDRVVALTPIAAAFPRSRGAAAQLAQTDSRHTVVAPDQDARRAIGRNVLDPSARAATARAGRAQARAVVDAVTQVWG from the coding sequence GTGACTACACGCGCACTGGTCCTCGGCGGCGGCGGGATCACCGGGATCGCCTGGGAGATCGGCCTGCTGCACGGTCTCGTGGAGCTCGGCCTCGATCTCTCGGGAGCCGACCTGGTGATCGGGACGTCGGCCGGCTCGGTGGTCGGGGCGCAGCTCACCAACGGCGCCACGACCGACGCGATGTACGAGCGGCAGCTGGCGCCCATCGGCACGTTCGGGCCCGAGCCCGCAGCGTCGATCGGGTTCGGCGTGACGGCACGCTGGATCGGCACAGGTATCCGGAGCGGTCGCGACCTGGAGCTGCTCGGACGGCGCCTCGGCGCCTACGCGATGCGCGAGGCAGACCGTGGCCGCGTGCCGACGGAGGCTGAGCGGGTCGCCGTCATCAGCAATCGCCTCGTGTCGCACGAGTGGCCGGAGCGGGCTCTGCGGGTGACGGTCGTGGACGCGGTGAGCGGGGCGTTCCGTGCGTTCGGAGCCGATGACGGAGTCCCGTTGGTCCTGGCCGTCGCGGCGAGCTGTGCCGTCCCTGGCGTCTACCCGCCGATCTCGATCGACGGGAACCGCTACATCGACGGAGGTACGCGGTCGTCGGCGAACGCCGACCTCGCCGCCGGCCACGACCGGGTCGTGGCACTGACTCCGATCGCCGCGGCGTTCCCGCGCTCGCGTGGAGCCGCCGCGCAGCTGGCGCAGACGGACAGCCGCCACACCGTCGTGGCACCCGACCAGGATGCGCGGCGCGCCATCGGCCGCAACGTGCTCGATCCTTCGGCACGAGCAGCGACGGCACGTGCGGGGCGTGCGCAAGCGCGCGCGGTCGTGGATGCCGTGACCCAGGTGTGGGGCTGA
- a CDS encoding AEC family transporter, which translates to MIGVLEGFGVITVVIAVGFLLAHFGVLTLEYQELLSRLVFFVGSPALLFSVLADTDVAGALSQALVANAASVVVVAAVAIALAHWRWRRGWGDATMAGLGAGYVNAGNLGLPIALYVIGDVSAVAGALLLQLLVLAPLAFVVLDQAASGERPTVWRVVSRPFRNPVTVAAIIGVVTALSGVSVPRWVADPIDLLAGLAIPGMLIAFGLSLRLGPKPGASGASGQVATISALKLLAQPLVAYLVGRFVLGLEGEALLAVVVVAGLPTAQNVFVTAVRYDRSVPVMRDVVFATTVLSFGTILAIAAILA; encoded by the coding sequence GTGATCGGGGTGCTCGAGGGGTTCGGGGTCATCACGGTCGTGATCGCTGTCGGGTTCCTGCTGGCGCACTTCGGAGTCCTCACGCTGGAGTACCAGGAGCTGCTCTCGCGGCTCGTCTTCTTCGTCGGAAGCCCGGCTCTGCTCTTCTCCGTCCTTGCCGACACCGACGTCGCTGGGGCGCTCTCCCAGGCGCTCGTCGCCAACGCCGCCAGTGTCGTGGTCGTCGCTGCGGTCGCGATCGCGCTCGCACACTGGCGATGGCGACGCGGATGGGGTGACGCGACGATGGCCGGCCTCGGTGCCGGATACGTGAACGCCGGCAACCTCGGGCTCCCCATCGCGCTCTACGTCATCGGCGACGTGTCCGCGGTCGCTGGCGCGCTCCTCCTCCAGCTGCTGGTGCTCGCTCCGTTGGCGTTCGTGGTCCTGGACCAGGCCGCCTCCGGCGAACGGCCCACGGTGTGGCGGGTGGTCTCGCGGCCGTTCCGCAACCCCGTCACCGTCGCGGCCATCATCGGCGTCGTCACCGCACTCTCCGGCGTGTCCGTCCCGCGGTGGGTCGCCGACCCGATCGACCTCCTCGCAGGCCTCGCGATCCCCGGCATGCTGATCGCGTTCGGGCTCTCGCTGCGGCTGGGCCCGAAGCCCGGAGCGAGCGGCGCGAGCGGGCAGGTCGCCACCATCTCCGCGCTCAAGCTCTTGGCCCAGCCGCTCGTCGCGTACCTGGTCGGGCGGTTCGTGCTCGGGCTCGAGGGCGAGGCGCTGCTCGCGGTCGTGGTCGTCGCCGGGCTCCCCACGGCGCAGAACGTGTTCGTGACCGCGGTGCGGTACGACCGGTCCGTCCCGGTGATGCGTGACGTCGTCTTCGCCACGACGGTGCTGTCGTTCGGCACCATCCTGGCGATCGCCGCCATTCTCGCCTGA
- a CDS encoding glycoside hydrolase domain-containing protein, protein MLATRIRTISRRRLTAAVAGLTLAAGALAPALAAAPANAEVRAPGSFTGFAFDACTAPSQAAMDAWWVSSPFGAVGVYISGSSRACAQPNLTRSWVSTQSARGWRLLPIHVGMQAPCYGGNKQKMSSNPATARTQGVLAADESVAAAGSLGIGKKNVLTLDIEWYPVSNATCNVAVIEFVNGWSARIAQRGYRSGLYSSASAAITTMNTLRNASVSGYHYPDVLWYGWYNRKANLKAEPYLDDRYWADGSRIHQYVGNDLSRYNGVTINIDRNVMDIGAGSTTTKPKAQCGTASVSKYRYIRRNQRRPDLVPEAKCLLKQRGYYKGSTSGSKFGAKAQRAVNRYRAARGWSQTGTVSRKVWVSLLSGATAPVLKRGSTGKPVYKLQRSLTAALNRSVPRNGLFDATTERAVRDYRKKVRLPAWRTAEPRLWAALQAGRR, encoded by the coding sequence ATGCTCGCCACACGGATCCGGACCATCTCTCGACGGCGGCTCACCGCTGCTGTCGCAGGACTCACGCTGGCCGCGGGAGCACTCGCGCCAGCACTCGCCGCCGCACCCGCGAACGCGGAGGTCCGCGCTCCCGGCAGCTTCACGGGGTTTGCGTTCGACGCCTGCACGGCGCCGTCCCAGGCCGCGATGGACGCCTGGTGGGTCTCCTCCCCGTTCGGCGCCGTCGGTGTCTACATCTCCGGTTCGTCGAGGGCGTGCGCGCAGCCGAACCTGACCCGCAGCTGGGTGTCGACCCAGTCCGCGCGGGGGTGGCGCCTCCTGCCGATCCACGTCGGCATGCAGGCCCCCTGCTACGGCGGCAACAAGCAGAAGATGTCGTCGAACCCCGCGACGGCACGCACGCAGGGTGTGCTCGCGGCCGACGAGAGCGTCGCCGCAGCGGGCTCGCTGGGGATCGGCAAGAAGAACGTCCTCACCCTCGACATCGAGTGGTACCCGGTCTCCAACGCCACCTGCAACGTGGCCGTCATCGAGTTCGTCAACGGATGGAGCGCGCGGATCGCGCAGCGCGGCTATCGCTCCGGGCTCTACTCGAGCGCGTCGGCGGCGATCACGACGATGAACACGCTCCGCAACGCGTCGGTCAGCGGCTACCACTACCCGGACGTGCTCTGGTACGGCTGGTACAACCGCAAGGCGAACCTCAAGGCCGAGCCCTACCTCGACGACCGCTACTGGGCGGACGGCAGTCGGATCCACCAGTACGTCGGCAATGACCTCAGCCGCTACAACGGCGTCACGATCAACATCGACCGCAACGTGATGGACATCGGCGCTGGGTCCACGACGACGAAGCCGAAGGCCCAGTGCGGGACGGCGAGCGTCTCCAAGTACCGCTACATCCGACGCAACCAGCGGCGCCCCGACCTCGTCCCCGAGGCCAAGTGCCTGCTGAAGCAGCGCGGCTACTACAAGGGGTCGACCTCCGGGTCCAAGTTCGGCGCCAAGGCGCAGCGTGCGGTCAACCGCTATCGGGCCGCGCGTGGGTGGTCGCAGACCGGCACGGTGAGCCGCAAGGTGTGGGTGTCGCTCCTGTCGGGCGCCACGGCCCCGGTGCTCAAGCGTGGATCGACTGGCAAGCCCGTCTACAAGCTGCAACGGTCGCTCACCGCGGCGCTGAACCGATCCGTGCCGCGCAACGGCCTGTTCGATGCCACGACGGAGCGGGCGGTGCGGGACTACCGCAAGAAGGTGCGCCTGCCGGCATGGCGTACAGCCGAGCCGCGGCTCTGGGCGGCGCTGCAGGCTGGTCGCCGCTGA
- a CDS encoding sterol carrier family protein, translating into MARRLTPLDPAAWQELSARLDVSDPSPGDLRAATKHLLAVLDQQAPGNSVEVRVPPYAAVQVIPGARHTRGTPPAVVETDPATWIALATGRTTWAEAVAAGKVNASGERSDLSPYLPLA; encoded by the coding sequence GTGGCACGCCGGCTCACGCCGCTCGACCCGGCCGCCTGGCAGGAGCTCAGTGCCCGGCTCGACGTATCCGACCCGTCGCCGGGCGACCTTCGCGCGGCGACGAAGCACCTGCTGGCCGTCCTCGACCAGCAGGCACCGGGCAACAGCGTTGAGGTGCGGGTGCCGCCGTACGCTGCCGTGCAGGTCATCCCTGGTGCCCGCCACACCCGAGGCACGCCGCCGGCCGTCGTCGAGACCGACCCTGCGACGTGGATCGCGCTCGCCACGGGCCGTACGACGTGGGCCGAGGCGGTCGCCGCCGGCAAGGTCAACGCCTCTGGCGAGCGCAGCGACCTCTCGCCGTACCTGCCGCTGGCCTGA
- a CDS encoding dipeptidase: protein MSLAAVQRLHAIMPSVRSDLKDLVRIPSVGADPARADDVRRSADAVASLLRDAGFAEVDVVSAGGGPAVIANHPAPPGAPTVLLYAHHDVQPTGDPAAWTSPPFEPTERGDRLYGRGAADDKAGIAAHLAAFRAWEGNPPVGVTVFVEGEEESGSASLGALLDTYRDRLAADVIVIADSSNWDIGTPALTTTLRGLVDCVVEVETLKHAVHSGMWGGVFPDALAVLVRLLSTLHDDSGEVAVSGLHVGEAADVVYPEDRLIAESGVLEGVEQIGSGSVVDRLWAKPAISVIGIDAPTVADSSNTLVPRARAKISLRIAPGSDTDASMDALVEHLRTHAPWGARVTVTPNDRGDAYAIDAQGPAYEAARAAFREAWEGVEPIDMGVGGSIPFIAEFAGRYPDAAVLVTGVEDPDTRAHGIDEGLHLGEFKRVCLAETLLLGRLADA from the coding sequence ATGAGCCTTGCAGCGGTGCAACGACTTCATGCCATCATGCCCTCGGTGAGGTCCGACTTGAAGGATCTCGTGCGGATTCCTTCTGTGGGCGCAGATCCTGCGCGGGCAGACGACGTACGCCGCAGTGCTGACGCCGTTGCTTCGTTGCTCCGTGACGCCGGGTTCGCCGAGGTCGACGTCGTCTCCGCGGGCGGCGGACCCGCCGTCATCGCCAACCACCCCGCACCGCCGGGCGCGCCCACCGTGCTGCTCTACGCGCACCACGACGTCCAGCCCACCGGCGACCCGGCAGCCTGGACGTCGCCGCCGTTCGAGCCGACCGAACGCGGAGACCGCCTGTACGGCCGGGGTGCGGCCGACGACAAGGCGGGGATAGCTGCCCACCTCGCGGCCTTCCGGGCGTGGGAGGGCAATCCGCCGGTCGGCGTCACCGTCTTCGTCGAGGGCGAGGAGGAGTCGGGGTCTGCCAGCCTCGGCGCGCTGCTCGACACCTATCGCGACCGCCTCGCCGCCGACGTCATCGTCATCGCCGACTCCAGCAACTGGGACATCGGCACCCCCGCCCTCACCACCACGCTGCGCGGCCTGGTCGACTGCGTCGTCGAGGTCGAGACGCTGAAGCACGCCGTGCACTCCGGGATGTGGGGCGGCGTCTTCCCCGACGCCCTGGCGGTGCTCGTGCGGCTGCTCTCGACGCTGCACGACGACTCCGGCGAGGTCGCCGTCTCCGGTCTGCACGTCGGGGAGGCGGCCGACGTCGTCTACCCCGAGGACCGCCTCATCGCCGAGTCCGGAGTGCTCGAGGGCGTCGAGCAGATCGGCTCCGGCTCGGTCGTCGACCGGTTGTGGGCGAAGCCCGCGATCAGCGTCATCGGCATCGACGCGCCGACGGTCGCCGACTCGTCGAACACGCTCGTGCCGCGGGCTCGGGCGAAGATCTCCCTGCGCATCGCGCCCGGCTCCGACACCGACGCGTCCATGGACGCGCTCGTCGAGCACCTGCGTACGCACGCGCCCTGGGGTGCCCGGGTCACGGTGACGCCGAACGATCGCGGAGACGCGTACGCGATCGACGCCCAGGGGCCCGCGTACGAGGCCGCGCGCGCCGCGTTCCGCGAGGCATGGGAGGGCGTGGAGCCGATCGACATGGGCGTGGGCGGTTCGATCCCGTTCATCGCCGAGTTCGCCGGTCGTTATCCCGACGCTGCCGTGCTGGTGACGGGAGTGGAGGACCCCGACACGCGGGCCCACGGGATCGACGAAGGCCTGCACCTCGGGGAGTTCAAGCGCGTGTGCCTCGCGGAGACTCTGCTGCTGGGACGGCTCGCCGACGCGTAG
- a CDS encoding TetR/AcrR family transcriptional regulator yields MPDQPSTLRAQRRAETQRAIQAHAVRLFTERGYDATTMSDVAGAAGVSPMTVYRHFPTKEDLVLVDQNAQVVAERIRASPAVGPLVRRIGTALIEAATALTTGEERGDLLLTRLRLMISTPALRARHLDNNYALQLAIVDALGYDPESDAAFAAHAAASACLAAMHTALVRWAEDDGETALPELIAQAFAAAFGDDVVETPPA; encoded by the coding sequence ATGCCCGACCAGCCCTCAACCCTGCGCGCACAGCGACGAGCCGAGACACAGCGCGCGATCCAGGCGCACGCCGTGCGCCTGTTCACCGAGCGCGGCTACGACGCGACGACGATGAGCGACGTCGCCGGCGCCGCGGGCGTCTCGCCGATGACCGTCTACCGGCACTTCCCGACGAAGGAGGACCTCGTCCTCGTCGACCAGAACGCCCAGGTCGTCGCGGAGAGGATCAGGGCGTCCCCCGCCGTCGGTCCACTGGTTCGCCGCATCGGCACCGCGCTCATCGAGGCGGCCACGGCCTTGACCACCGGCGAGGAACGCGGCGACCTCCTGCTCACGCGGCTCCGGCTCATGATCTCGACGCCAGCGCTGCGGGCTAGGCACCTGGACAACAACTACGCCCTGCAGCTCGCGATCGTCGATGCGCTCGGATACGACCCCGAGTCCGACGCTGCCTTCGCCGCGCACGCCGCGGCCAGCGCGTGCCTCGCCGCGATGCACACCGCGTTGGTGCGCTGGGCGGAGGACGACGGTGAGACCGCGCTCCCGGAGCTGATCGCGCAGGCGTTCGCCGCCGCATTCGGTGACGACGTCGTCGAGACGCCCCCCGCGTAG
- a CDS encoding DUF485 domain-containing protein, with product MIERTTPAEDAAYARIHATDEFRTLRRKYIGFVVPVTIGFMSWYLLYVVCSNWAPDFMSTQVFGNVNIALIFGLLQFVTTFGIAIWYSKFSVKNLDPHADKLRADYDEEIGR from the coding sequence GTGATCGAGAGAACCACACCGGCAGAGGATGCGGCGTACGCCCGCATCCACGCCACAGACGAGTTCCGCACGCTCAGACGCAAGTACATCGGCTTCGTCGTCCCCGTGACGATCGGCTTCATGTCCTGGTACCTGCTCTACGTCGTCTGCTCGAACTGGGCACCCGACTTCATGAGCACCCAGGTCTTCGGGAACGTCAACATCGCCCTGATCTTCGGTCTGCTGCAGTTCGTCACGACGTTCGGCATCGCCATCTGGTACTCGAAGTTCTCCGTGAAGAACCTCGACCCGCACGCCGACAAGCTCCGCGCTGACTACGACGAGGAGATCGGCCGATGA
- a CDS encoding SDR family NAD(P)-dependent oxidoreductase, producing the protein MNDMTGRTAVVTGASRGIGRAIARRLAADGATVVVHFGTDEVGASATVVEIERAGGAAYAVGAQLGTDDDVESLFEGIEAALAGRPLDVLVNNAAAAPAGPLGATTRAEFDHLFAVNVRAPYFIVQRALPLLRDGGRIITISSVATRMANPSQTSFAMTKGALETMSLTLANQLGVRGITVNAVAPGATRTADNGAVFEAPGFAELIAGATALDRLGGADDVAEVVAFLASDAARWVTGQVIDASGGLFLGPRA; encoded by the coding sequence ATGAACGATATGACCGGCAGAACGGCTGTGGTGACCGGAGCGTCGCGCGGCATCGGGCGCGCCATCGCGCGTCGGCTCGCAGCAGACGGCGCAACGGTGGTCGTTCACTTCGGGACGGACGAGGTCGGCGCCTCGGCGACGGTCGTAGAGATCGAGCGAGCCGGAGGAGCGGCGTACGCCGTGGGTGCCCAGCTCGGTACGGACGACGACGTCGAGTCGCTCTTCGAGGGGATCGAGGCCGCTCTGGCGGGCCGCCCGCTCGACGTCCTCGTCAACAACGCGGCGGCCGCGCCTGCCGGACCGCTCGGAGCGACGACGCGGGCGGAGTTCGACCACCTGTTCGCCGTCAACGTGCGAGCGCCCTACTTCATCGTCCAACGGGCGCTGCCCCTGCTCCGGGACGGCGGCCGCATCATCACGATCTCGTCCGTCGCGACCCGGATGGCCAATCCCTCCCAGACCTCGTTCGCCATGACGAAGGGTGCGTTGGAGACCATGAGCCTGACGTTGGCCAACCAGCTAGGCGTACGCGGCATCACCGTGAACGCTGTGGCACCCGGCGCCACCCGGACCGCCGACAACGGAGCAGTCTTCGAGGCGCCGGGCTTCGCGGAGCTCATCGCGGGCGCGACCGCGCTCGATCGACTGGGCGGCGCTGACGACGTCGCCGAGGTGGTCGCGTTCCTCGCGTCCGACGCTGCGCGCTGGGTCACCGGCCAGGTCATCGACGCGAGCGGAGGCCTGTTCCTCGGGCCGCGTGCGTGA